The following are encoded together in the Pseudomonas sediminis genome:
- a CDS encoding peptidylprolyl isomerase, with the protein MAKAMARHILVKTEAEAAALKKRIAAGEAFDVLARKHSTCPSGKKGGDLGEVRPGQMVRAVDQVIFKKPLREVHGPVKTQFGYHLIQVFYRD; encoded by the coding sequence ATGGCAAAGGCAATGGCCCGCCACATCCTGGTCAAGACCGAAGCGGAAGCCGCCGCGCTGAAAAAGCGCATCGCTGCCGGCGAGGCCTTCGATGTGCTGGCGCGCAAGCATTCCACCTGCCCTTCCGGCAAGAAAGGCGGCGATCTTGGTGAAGTGCGTCCCGGGCAGATGGTGCGGGCGGTCGATCAGGTGATCTTCAAGAAGCCGCTGCGTGAAGTGCACGGCCCGGTGAAGACCCAGTTCGGCTACCACCTGATCCAGGTGTTCTATCGCGACTGA